GAGAGGCGGCGGATGTTTCAGCTTGCTTTTTGGTAATGTGAGTTGGACCAAGATTCAAACAGACACGTAATGCAGTGCGCATCCGCTGACACTCTTAGTACTGGACAGCGACGGTGAGTACGGTACCAACACTCGCACAGAAAGCACGATTACGTATTTCAAAGCAATGTGCTCAGTGCTGATACACAAGCAGACAAAGTACTCGCAACGAAGAGGGGCGACTCCAATCTCATACAAAAAGACCAagcttcttctcgcctttcGCAGACGATTCGACGGGGATGTacctccctcctcacacCCATAACGCAATCCATCGTCCATATCGTCATTTCGaacaacatcatcgtcaaccgAACGACAGCACCCCTTCGAATCATCAAAATCAGTCTAGTCGACATGGCCTCCGCCTCCGAGGCGTCTTCGACCAACATCATGGACTGAGGGTGAGAAGCTCGTTTGAGGGCAGTCTTGCCGATGGTCGGGATCCAAATGTTGGTTTTGGTGGGGGCGGAGGTGGCGTCataggagcaggaggaagcggaACCGGAGGAGGCGGCGGTTGTTAGTCACTTCAGCTATCGGTTGCCCGAGCTGTGCAAACATTGACAGGAGATTCGCATGCATGTATGTCATGCAATCGTCGGAGTGCACACGTTAGTGGGTTAACAGTTGATagcagatgtgagtgagtTTCACATCCTCGCGACATCTAGGTTTTGCATTTATGCTTCTCACGTCTACCAAATACGCCCCCCCCCCCTTTGTCTACCCCGCTGACCCTAGAACAACCTCGAGAAgccactcttcttctcgtactcttcttcctcctcatcctcctcttccacagTGTGCCATGACTTGGCCCTGCTCACGGCTCGCTCCCAGCCCTTGATCTTCTTAGCTCTTTCCTTTGCGTCAATCTCCGGCTCAAACGTGTGGACACCGGCGGTGTTCACTTCGGCGAGAGTCTCGGGGTTGTTTAAGTCCCATCCGAAAAGACCAAGGGCGTGAGCAGCGAGAAGGGCGGATCCGAGAGCGGTGGATTCTCGCATGGCGGGACGAGCGACGTTGAAGCCACCAATCTGAAGGTGGATCAGCAACTGATTGATAGTACAGGTACAGAAAGGATACTCACATTCGCCTGCAATTGCATCGCCAAGTCCGAGTTGGTAACACCTCCGTCCACCTTCAATGTTTCCAGCTTGTTTCCGCTCTCTTTCTCAATGACGTCCAAGACCGCTCGAGTTTGGTAACAGACAGCTTCGAGAGTTGCACGCGCGATATGCGCCGAGGTGGTGTATGCAGTGAGACCGATGATTGTTCCGGAAGCTTCACGGTCCCAGTATCTGAGGACGACTCATTagtggagagcgaagaagggaacaATTACGTCACTCACGGTGCGAGCAGACCAGAAAAGGCAGTGACAAAGTAAACACCACCAGTGTCCACGACTGATCCCGCAAGAATGTCCATGTCCGCTGACTCCTCGATCAACTCCATTTGATCTCTCAGCCTGCGAAAAAGAATTAGCGGGTGATGAAACCCAAGAGCGATTTACTCACCACTTGATGGCGGAACCAGCTACGGCGATGGAACCTTCCAATGCATACACAGGAGTGGCATCTGGACCCGCTTGGAAGGCGATGGTCGAGATCAGGCCGTAGTCGCTTCTGACGATCTCGGAACCAGTGTTAAAAAGAACGAAAGCACCGGTGCCGTAAGTACACTTCGCTTCACCCTTTCTCAAACACTTGTTACCGACCAAAGCGGCTTGCTGATCACCGATGATACCAGCGATGGGGACGTCGGTGAGAGGAGTGTCAAGGTGCTTGGAGATGGTGCCGTACACCTCGGCAGAGGAGACGATCTTGGGAAGAACTGAAGGTCGTATACCGAAGAATCGGAGGAGAGGGGGGTGCCATTGAAGAGTTTTGAGCGAGATCAAAAGGGTTCGGGACGCGTTGGTAACGTCCATGATGTGAAGACCGCCCTTCTCACGTCCGGTGAGGGCCTGAGCGGTTGGGGGAGGGAGGGTCAGCCTGGGTCCTGATACAGCGAGTTCACCACTCACGTAGACGAGCCAAGAATCAACGGTACCGAACATCAAGTCATCGGCCTCGTGAGCATCTCGAACAACTTGTTGGTGATCCAGCATCCATCGGAGTTTGATGGCAGAGAAATAtgtggaaaggggaagaccAGTGCTATTGAGTGGTCAGCGTGGGACTAGCAAAGGGTATTGAGCAAACTTACACATCCACCAAtccctccttgcccttccgCCGTCTTGTAGAGCCGTTCGCTTTGCCCCGCCCGGCGAGACCAAGACCCTCCATCGCCTTGCCAATGGTACCAGCCACGGTGGCAGTAGTGTCGACGACATCCCCCTTTTCGCCGAACGCTGCGTCGTCACCTCCAGTACCAATCTCGACATCCTCTTGCACGCCATGCaagtcctcctcctcatcgtctaTTTCCAGACCCTCCTCGTCAAGCTTCTTCTCGTATTCTCTCACCACACCGAGGGTTCGCGCGTCGTCCCATACGATAGCGTTGCAGAGAGGTTTACCGGTGGATCGTGACCATGCGACGGTGGTTTCACGTTGGTTGGTGATTCCTGTGCAGTGGGTCAGTCAAGCACACCTACCGCGACGTTGTTACTCACCAATACCCTTGATACTGGATCTGGACCAGCCCATCCactcgagcttctcgacagCCTTGTTGATACAATCCGTCATGGCGCTGACCAATGCCTCAGGATCATGTTCGTGCCAACCAGCATGGGGAAGGATCTGCTCAAACTCGGCTTGATGTTCGGCGATGATCTTTGCACGTTTGTCAAAGATAATGAAACGGGTTGAGCTGTGGGACAtgagtgtcagcttgaaAGCAGACAAAGGGACCGGCAAACTTACGTAGTACCACAATCTAAACTACCGATGAATTGACCATTCCTCAGTTCTCTAATGCCGTCGAGAGCGCTGAAGCCCGCAGCACCCTCGAAATATGATCTAGGCGCAGAGGTGAAATCATtggcaaggggaagagttggGGAACCAGCACGAGAGAGGACAGATGGAGTTGCTGGACCTGAATaatcctccctcctcattgGTCGAGGACCTGAGGCCATGGAGGATCGTCTGGAACGGGAGACAAAGGAGTTGCCGTCCCCACCTCCCGGATATTGGTTCATCGAAGGTCGTCTAGAAACGGATGCACTCTGAGAAGGTCTACGAGCGACGGGTTGCACGATGGAATTTCGTCTGGAGACTGCTGGGGAAGTCCCTGGGGAGGTCTCGAAGACTGGGGTGAAAGCACCTGGACCAGAGGGAGTCGTTGCACCGCCAGAAGCGAGTGGTGAAGAAGTCTTCACTGTCGACATGGCGAGATCAGGTGCTCGTGACATTGTTGATAAAGGTGGATAGGGCTTAGAcaaaggaaggaggtgtgTACTTGAATGATAACAGATTATGGAGAAAGGAAATAATATTCAAGGTGGATAGCCTTTGAGAGTGGACGAGTATGAGGTCTAACTTGCTAATCTGGAAAAACGGATCCCTACCTAGGGTATATGCGTATATTGTCTATTACAAACGTCATCGGAGCAGAGCGGCCCGGCgggggggaaagggaagaacaaCATCCACAACACCCACAAAATGGGATAACTCCGCAGAGTTCCGCAATTAGTCTCGGCTGGAACCCTGGGGAAGTGAGCCTGATCaaggtgatgtcgatggGTCTGGATCTTGAGTCAGGAGCGTAGTATCAGCCACAAGACCGTCGAAGATAGGATAAATCAGCCACACGTTTTTGTCCGTGCATATCAGACTCACTTTGTCACCTGCCGCGTGGTCAGGGATCGCCATGATGTGTATGAAGTGATGAGAGTCTCTAACTTTATATCCTGACACGTCTCGTAACCTCTTGTCACAAAACACCAATACACAACAGCTATGCCCCCGAGAACATCGAGATCGCCATATGGCGTCTCACCGAAACAGAAATGGGCATCGAGACAACCCTCGATATCCCAATCCAACTCGTTCCCACTCTCGTCCGTAGGGATGTTACCGCATGGAGGGGTAGGAGTGCCGAGACCGATCAGACGGCCGAAGAAGATCCTCTATCTTTTGGTGATTTTCTTCTTGCTCTATTGGTTTGGGATAAGACATGGTCTCGGTATAGAGAGaataccaccgccaccgTTGGGATTCGCTGTGAATGGAGgtagaagagggagacggtCAGCGTTGGCTTGGGGAGACAAGGGCATGGCGACTTTGACAAATCCCGTACCACCGGGGACCAAGGCTGAACATCCGATCTACGAATTGATGGAACGTGCCGAAACTCGATGGACGAATATGCTGGCATCGCAATCTACGACACTCCAAGCAGCCGTCGCTGAATACAAGAAACGGTATCATATGTCACCACCGACCGGCTTCGACGTTTGGTTTGCGTTCTGTCAAAAACACGGTATCAAGATTGTCGATGAGTACGATCAACTCATGAAAGACCTGCTACCCCATCATGCGCTTCAACCGGCCACCTTTCTCGCAAGAAGTAAGGCCTTAGACGGACAGTCATTCACATATACCTTGGATATTGGGAAAGATCGAGTGGATCTTACAGGAGAGAGAGCAAACAGCGCGAGACCGAAGCATCTCAAGAATCTGATAGGAGGATTCAAGGATGACTTACCAGAGGGTTTCTACTTACGAGTAACGGGGAGTGATCACGATACGGGGAGTGTAGTGCTGGGCAAGGATCAAAGACAGAGAGCAATGGAGCTGGTCCAGAAGGGAGAGCGTGAGTATGACCAGGGTGTAACAAAGCTGATTTGGAACAGATTTCGAAGAGGCTGAGCTGAAAGAGCTGGAGAACCCGAATAGAACGCCTGCATGGGGATGGTTTGTGAGTGGAATGCTGCTTGAGAATAGGCCTCGCTGACTCTGACACAGAAAGCATGCCCTCTCGACTCCCCGGCCAATATACGACCAGGTGCCGAGAATGCTACCGAGGATGTGCTTCGTAAGTCCCCTTTCGAGATGAGCCCTTACTAACCCTCAGCCAAATCATTCATCTTCGATCACCTCCCGACGATGGACTTCTGTGAATATCCCGAGCTTAAACGACTTCACGGTGCCATGTCACTCGACTACGCGCACCGATCTCCGTCAGTGCTCAAACCCGTTCTCGTGCTGTCCAAATTTCCCGGCGATGCGAGTTTCCAAACCACACCTATGGAAGCCTATATGAACATTACTGAGGAGGATGTCCCGTTCCTCGGCGTGTGGAATGAGAAGACGGACAATAGGTTGTTCTGGAGGGGTTCAACAACGGGTGGATATGGTGGACAGAGAGATTGGAAGGAAAGCCACAGGATGCGACTTCACCTCATGATCAACGGTCCTAAAGGTGGGGACTCGTGGTGGGATCAGCAACTCCGCGAGGTTATGGTGCCAGATGGTGAATCGGGTTACAAGGTagtgagaagatgggagagggtTCTCAGCAAAGCTTATGCGGATGTCAAATTGTCCGGACAGCCggtgcaggtgagtcattcaGTGTGAGATTGCCCTGACTCGACACAGTGCCCATCCGCCGAAGTATGCAAGCAAGTGTCAAACACGATCGAGTTTGGACAAAAGGTCTGGCCAGAGCAGGCTGCTGCGTTCAAGTATAATCTGGATGTCGACGGAAACGGGTGGTCCTCGCGTTTCCATCGGTTGTTGAGTACAGGCAGTCCTGTACTCAAGTTCACCATGTTCCCGGAATGGcatatggtgagtcgcataTGCGTGAAATTATGCCTAAGCTGACGATGTATGCAGCATTGGCTTAGTGAGCACACTTGATGTCGGCTACAGGGCCGCGCTGACATTTCCCTAGCACCATGGTACCACTATATCCCGTTGAAGCCCGACTACTCTGACCTGTACGACATCATGGCGTTCTTCGTTGGGCCTGTTGATGAAGCAGGTCACGTTGACACGAGCAAGGGGCATGACGTGAGTGCAATGGCAACGAGGGTCATGTCAATCTAACGCTTTCACAGCACCTCGCACAGAAGATTGGCGAAGCAGGTCAGCGATTTGCCTTGGACCATTGGTCCTGGGTCGACATGCAAGCTTATGTGGGTGTTCAATGTTACAGTGAGGATACAAGCTGACGCCAGAGACAGACCTTCCGACTCTTGCTGGAGCTGCAGAGATTACACTCGTTAGATAGAGATATGATGAGTTATAGAGATCCAGAGGTACAGCGCCAAACATAGATAGATCAGTTTCATTTCGGGTAAACGAGGGAATGTTTCATTATAGCATATGCATGATTTGATACAGATGAACCAGTCGCTTTCCGTCTTGGCGACATACCAGAATGAAAACGAGGCATCTGTAATTGTTCTTCGCTAGAAGCAGGACAGTGCCTTGAACCTAATCAAGATCCTTTTCCCCGTGTTGATAGACTGCTGCTGTAAGTCTGCTCGACACGACGCCACGGTGGAGCACGTGGGGTTAGGATAATGAGCCGAATAAGTTGACGCTAGGGAACAAATGGCGTTGACCAAtaagacggagaagggggaaggtgTGGGTGGTTGTGGTTCTGGTCGTGGTATAGGTTTAAATCCTGAGTTTTGGGCTAAACTGGTCACATGCCTCTCGCGCGTCAATATGCATATCATACTAGGGTCACATAGTGCGATAGTTGTGAATCAGGACGAAGTTGTTTGATACAGCAGTCCAATCGGTGCAAACGGGCATATAATTGTTGATGCTAAAGAAGAACCCAAGACTGCGCGGATGAtctgactgattgattgattgactgattgactgactgattGCGTTGGAAAAGCTCCGTCGATACAGGGTCTGGGTTGGGTTTGCTTTTCACCCTACCCGCGTGGTATAACCAACCTTACACGTTGTCtagaggagaggagaagagtacCCTCAATTCAAAAGCAAGCTCAATAATAAACCCTTATCGTGCCTGACTGAAGGCCAGATGCAagggggaggagcagggaAGAGGGGGGCAGAGGGACTACGAGTGTACGCATAATCGTCCGGCTATAGCAGTGTATGTATCATGGTGATATAGGATTGCGTACCCATCACCAACCCTCTATTGCTTACTATCCTTCTATTCTTTCTGTTACGATAGAGAATCAATTTTGACAATCTCGCATCCCCATCAGCTAGTGTACTGTCCTGGTCGACTCGTACACCCCAATCGTGCACTCGTGCATTCGCTCTGTTCAACATACAATCAACGATCAAAGTTCAacgacacaacacaacacacacacacttACACAGCGGGGCATTCCGATTAGCAAGATATACGTTATTTCCGCGGAACGATTAGCAACGCTTCTATCAGGAGATTGATACGCGGGAATTAAAACGACTGGGTCGTTCTGTCTCgtggtgaggaagggtgatTGGTATACACGGATAACATCACCAGCCGACGGATCCTGGACGACAACGGATACCAACTCGTTGTCAGCATTCAAGAACTCACAGAATCCGATtgcagaaggtgagttaaACGTCGTTGCTTGCTTTCTGCTTTCTGTTCTTTGTCTTATCATCCAATCAATCctttcacttccactccacCAGCCCATTGTAGCTACGTGCGTGCGTCGTAATCATCGCGCCAAAGACTTTTGCAATTAGCAATTCCCTTGCTAATCAATCGTCTTTAATCAAAAACCTTTGACAGTCCCATTACCCGCAATCTCCCATCAGTAGTCCACACCTATCCTTCGAATTTTGGTCTCGATCACTCTCGTCTTATCTtccttgttgttcttgtaaCGCGGCGGAAACGAATCAATCGATCACGACATTGTATAGGGGAGAACTTGTAGATCtcatcttggtgagttggagttAACTACACAACTCTGTGCCGTCGGTTATACCTACCCCTTTGCGCCGAAGGGGTACTCCACACCCGCAAGCAAATGCATGCCGCCTACTTTCGCTCGACTAAGCTTTCTGGAATACCAGCTTAGTCACCTTTCCgccttccatcccatctttcgtctttgtcaACTCCAATTACTTGCCGTACTATCCTGTCCACAACACCACGATTGTCGGGACCCCACTGACATCTCACATCTTTTGATTCACCTGTAGTAAGAACAAGCGACAATCCTCAAGGGAGTCACAACTCTCGCCGCTTAGAGCGAACTCTGCCCCAGTTTGGCCCACGACTGTCACTGGTCCTTTCCTGAAATCAGCCGCAACACGGCATGTCGTACCAATGGCAACCCccgagtgtgagtgatctcttATGTACGGACGCGCTCGAAGCTGACCAATCCTGTACAGTACGACACACAGCAGTATGACTTCACGCAGcagagcgaggacgagaagcgCTTCGGTCAGGGTGTGCTCGACTTGACAGGTGTCCCGCAGCCGAGCGTGCCGTTCAACTTTCCCGGTACGAATGGGTTCCAGAATGGGGCCATGTTCAACTATCGCCCTGCTCTGGCGTACAACGCCAATGGCAACACCTATCCTACTCAATCACCTTCCACTTACCCTACCAACCCTCCCTCCGGTTTGTCCACATCGACGACGCCAAACACCGAAATCGACGTCATGACCCCAGGTCTCACCTATCCATACAACAATTTTCAGACATATCCCCAATACATCCCGGGTGACTATCAGAACACCGATAActtccctccaccgccactgTTCAATCCTTATCAACCTCCTGTCGCCGATTCAAGTAACAACTATTACCAGAATGGGCAACAGCAGGGgaccatctccccatctcaACTTGGTCAGGACCAACCGCTGAAACCGACGAAAAGCTTTAGCGACCTGCTAATGGGCAGTAGAgagtcctcttcctcgtcgagctccaCCGAGGGTACTCACGATTGGAACGGCAATGTGCTTGAGGATTGGACCAGACCGCTGAGCCGCGCATTGGGTCAAGACAGTAAACCCCCATCTACATCCGACTTTGCGTCTAAAGCGCCTTCAACTGGCGTATTCGCTGTCCCCAGAGCTCCTAATGTCGcccccaccaccgccgcGGCCGCTCCGTCGCCCGGTGCCCTGGACGAGGCTATCAAAGATTATGTCAACTCGCCAAACCGTCTCGCAGCCGGAGAACGAAAAATCGTCGTGATGAGTCCAAAGGTCGGCCAGAAGAGCTACGGTACAGAAAAGCGATTCCTCTGCCCTCATCCTCAGGCTGCTTTGATTGGCGGTGCTTGGTGGATCAAGTCTCCCGATGGGTGTCCTGTCTCCCCTTGTCAGCCCCCTCGAGTCAACATCAGTCTCACCGGCGAGCAACCTGTCAAAGATGCCATGGTCAGTTGGACCAACGTCAGCGGACAGAGCCTTGACGACAAGATCAACACACAAGCAATGTCGGCCGGTGACAATCCTTTCCTCGGCAATGTCGCGGGGAAAAACTTGCACATCTCGGACAACGATGGAAAACGACGGGAAGTCAAGGCGGTGGTGACTGTCAAGTCACCGGCAAGGCACCACTCTGGATCACAAGGCTGGGGCCTCGCTAAAGGAACGATGAAGGAAGTGACcaaggacgaggtgattgGCGTGTTTGAGAGCAAAGAGATCAAGGTAATCAGCAAgccgagcaagaagaagtcgagcgCAAAGTCTGGAGAATGTGAGTGTATACGTGGTGGACCATCGCTGACCCTTAGTGATCATTACTCATGGATCCACCGTCGCGCTGTTCAACCGAGTCAAGTCCCAAACCACCTCAACCAGATACCTCTCAGTTGTCCCCGACTTCACTCGCATCGCTGGGTCAGATGGCAAACCGGTTACTGGCGCTGTCCCTCCAACCTACTCCACCGACCGCAACGCCATGCCGGGGTTCACCGCCGACGCGAACACTTGGGAATCGTTCATCTTGTGGCTTGTCGATCCTAACAAGCAAGGCGGACCTGGTCTCGGCCCTCCACCCCATCCTGACTGGCCCAACCCGCCCGCCAACATCATCGCCCCTAGTCTACTCGCCCCGGCGATCCGATACAACTCGACGGTCGTGCTGCAATCGCTTCAAACCGGTGTTATCTCACCGGTGCTGGTGATTCGACGGATCGACTCGGAAGCTGATGCTGTTGGTATGGACGGGCACGTCTCGGAGTCACCTACATCGCTTCCACCAGGAGAGCTCGCTGGAGACCTTGTCTCGCAATTGCAAAAGGTCGCCTTTGAGCTGTATCAGCCCGACTTGatggaccacctccaacgTGACTCGAAATACGGCGGGTTCTGGCTATCATGTAGTCAAGAGGCAGTGTCTCAGCAGTTTGTGCATGCCGATCGACGATGGAATGCCGTTCAAATCCCTCAAAGAGGCGGATCGAAACCGAACAGTGTGCCAAACACCCCTCAGCAACGGTTCGGTGTCCTGCCCATGACCCCACACACCTCGTCGATGAACCTCCCCTCTACCCCGTCCTCACCCGTCAgttcatcgtcgtcctcgttgGATTACTTTGGGGCTCACTCCCGCAAATCTTCCTCACACTCGCTCATGTCGCCTCCCGTCAACGATGCGCCGCTTCCTTCGACTGACGGTGGACCTGTCAGGAGACATAGAACCGGGTCGGTGGGTCGAGGACCTCTGAATCGACCCATCAACAGGAAACGGATGTCGACAGATGGCTCTTCTACTGGTTCGTTCGAGTACATTTCTACGCCGTTGAGTCCGGAAACTCCGCGAATGGCTTGGACTATGGACGTGGGAGACATCTGTATCTGGTGAGTGTTAATGTCAATATCAGGAGTTGGCGCTGACACCCATGCAGGAGTATCGTCAGCACCGAGCAGACAACGTATACTTTCTACGTCCCGCCATACGCTGAGACCCCCGCCGAACCATTCGCTCCCTTCCCTATGGCAAACAGATTACTCGCTCCGAACCTCAGTGCGGACCAGGGCTTGGCAAAATATCAACATCAGTACACCACAATGGCTAATATTCCCTTGGTGACGCTGTGAGTCGGTCTGCGATACTCCAAGATTGTAGCTAACGACCAGTTCAGGTACGGCAAGAACTTTGTGAAGCGTCCTGATGGTGGTGCGCATCATCTAGTGTATTTTGGCGAAACGCCAGCGGCTCATAACGAGGTcaggtggtgagttgatgcATTTTCGACATTCGTCATGACGCGATGCTGATACATTGTAAATGGCGCAGTGGTGAAGTGATGGCTGCCGCTGAACCGCAATTGAGTCCAGGACGAAAGacgtccatcttcctcgttcgTGATGACGGACAATGTGTCATCCCTACGAATCTGACATATCCATAGGCAAGGGTGTTGTTCATGTTTCGGTTTTCCATTTGCATCGGATCGTTGTTTGTATTCAATTCTTGGTTTTGTGTATGGTTCTCATCCGTCCGGGTTACGTCTATAGATGATcggttgattgattgggtCAGAGACTAGGGGGTTTATGATAGCCGCATGTATCGTCTTGAGCGCGGCGTATAGAGtgaatgattgattgattggttGTTTGAACCAAATCTATGCATCTATAAGAGCCCCATAAATTGTCCAATTTGATATTGCTATCTAAACCCTTTTCTACCTTGTGCTGTCTTGCCCCTCCATCGTTTCACTAAGCTCGTCGCAGCCAAGAACAATGCGCCCGAGCCCAGTACGACACCGAATATACCGAATGGGACATGGTTAAATACTGAATCGTGGCCTTCCGGATCACCGTCACCACCTCGAGTTCCGAATAATCTCTGTTTGGTAGAAGATAGGGCTGTGTTGCCTGATAAGATAGATTGGACAGACAAGAAGACTGATTCGATAACAGGTTTATTGTCGTCCTGAACCACGAAAAGCAGGATCAGCATTCTGCCTTTCATTATTCCTTCCTTGTACTCGAAGTGTTGTTGTTAACCCACcgcactcttcttcaacctaTTTGACAATCCTTCAAATTCCACCCTCACCCCATCCAActgcttcttcaacctcttcccgcccttttccaactcttcaAGCTTATTATTCAGCTCGTCTACATCTCGATTCCCACTtgacgtcttcttcttggatgacccaccaccaccgcctggtCCGCCGGTGATCTGTCCCTGTTCGTATTCGTGTGGAGGTGGTAAGAAATCGGCGTCAGAGACGGGATTGGTCAACCTTTCAATCTTGTGATTGATAGTGTCCATAGCTGTGATCATTGCCATTTGGTAGCTGACCAAAGCCTCGGCAACACGTGCATCCTACATCGCACATCATCCTTCAGCTTCAAGTTACAACGAGCGTAAACATGCAACTCACGAAAGCTGCTTGGATAGCTGGGTTGTTGGGGTCCGCCGCGTCAGACGCTGCTTTCGCTGCGATCGCTTCGGGTGAATCGCGTAACCGCCACGGTTTATAAGGCTGTCCATCCTCGTCGGGCATGTCGATACAGATGACTACGAGGGATTAGCTGGGCAATGACTGGTCGGGTCGCGCAGTGGCCAACTTACTATGTTGTACTTCGCCATTGACGAATTCGTCCTGGAACATACCCCTCGCGCTACCTCTATTGATGAGGAAGGCAGTAGGTTTCCCATTTTCTGGCGCTTTGGGACATGTCGGTCCTCTGATTCCTCTAAACTTGGCATTCTCATCGACAGTATTTCGCAATACGGTGAAACTCGTAGCGGAAGAAACGACGACTCCATATCCGAAATGATCTCCTTCAAAAGTATTATCCGTCACCGAAGCAGAATGGACGATAGAATCCGTATCGTCTGACCAGGAAGATGGACCGATGACAATCCCGACTTTGAAGTATCGTCCAAATGCGTGGAGATGATTATGATGAACTGTCACAGACATGTAATCGCCCTGCCAAGGATCGTaatcgacgagattgattCCTGTAACACAGTCAGCCAG
This genomic interval from Kwoniella shandongensis chromosome 5, complete sequence contains the following:
- a CDS encoding glycerol kinase, whose amino-acid sequence is MSRAPDLAMSTVKTSSPLASGGATTPSGPGAFTPVFETSPGTSPAVSRRNSIVQPVARRPSQSASVSRRPSMNQYPGGGDGNSFVSRSRRSSMASGPRPMRREDYSGPATPSVLSRAGSPTLPLANDFTSAPRSYFEGAAGFSALDGIRELRNGQFIGSLDCGTTSTRFIIFDKRAKIIAEHQAEFEQILPHAGWHEHDPEALVSAMTDCINKAVEKLEWMGWSRSSIKGIGITNQRETTVAWSRSTGKPLCNAIVWDDARTLGVVREYEKKLDEEGLEIDDEEEDLHGVQEDVEIGTGGDDAAFGEKGDVVDTTATVAGTIGKAMEGLGLAGRGKANGSTRRRKGKEGLVDVTGLPLSTYFSAIKLRWMLDHQQVVRDAHEADDLMFGTVDSWLVYALTGREKGGLHIMDVTNASRTLLISLKTLQWHPPLLRFFGIRPSVLPKIVSSAEVYGTISKHLDTPLTDVPIAGIIGDQQAALVGNKCLRKGEAKCTYGTGAFVLFNTGSEIVRSDYGLISTIAFQAGPDATPVYALEGSIAVAGSAIKWLRDQMELIEESADMDILAGSVVDTGGVYFVTAFSGLLAPYWDREASGTIIGLTAYTTSAHIARATLEAVCYQTRAVLDVIEKESGNKLETLKVDGGVTNSDLAMQLQANIGGFNVARPAMRESTALGSALLAAHALGLFGWDLNNPETLAEVNTAGVHTFEPEIDAKERAKKIKGWERAVSRAKSWHTVEEEDEEEEEYEKKSGFSRLF